In candidate division WOR-3 bacterium, a genomic segment contains:
- the gmk gene encoding guanylate kinase, which translates to MLNLMGKSLIFILTGPSGSGKTTIRKELKKRFRNFFYSVSATTRAQRKGERNGVDYFFLSKEEFQQWQKERKFLETVKRYGNYYGTPKAPLLRALRKGKVCLMDLEPMGVKRVKKLFPERTVTILLQPPSEKELASRLKNRLPEEITLRQKEDQEVFSSVPYDYRVLNEDLKSAVDKIAEIIRKELK; encoded by the coding sequence ATGCTTAATTTAATGGGGAAATCTTTAATCTTCATTTTAACTGGGCCATCGGGGAGTGGTAAAACCACGATCCGGAAGGAGTTGAAAAAAAGATTTAGAAACTTCTTCTATTCGGTTTCCGCCACCACCCGAGCCCAAAGAAAAGGTGAAAGGAATGGGGTTGACTATTTTTTCCTTAGCAAGGAGGAGTTTCAACAGTGGCAGAAAGAGAGGAAGTTCTTGGAGACGGTGAAACGGTACGGTAACTATTACGGTACCCCAAAAGCACCGCTGCTTCGGGCGTTAAGAAAGGGGAAGGTCTGCCTTATGGATTTAGAACCGATGGGGGTGAAAAGAGTAAAAAAACTCTTCCCGGAAAGAACAGTGACGATTCTTTTACAACCACCCTCGGAAAAAGAACTCGCCTCCCGCCTGAAAAATCGTCTTCCCGAAGAGATAACGCTGCGGCAAAAGGAAGACCAAGAGGTCTTCTCTTCTGTCCCCTATGATTATCGGGTCTTAAATGAAGACCTAAAATCAGCCGTAGATAAAATTGCCGAGATTATAAGGAAGGAGTTAAAATGA
- the coaBC gene encoding bifunctional phosphopantothenoylcysteine decarboxylase/phosphopantothenate--cysteine ligase CoaBC, with amino-acid sequence MRKRPARESLSEKGESKSLILGVSGGIALYKALELLRLFQKEGFDSWVVMTENAKRFISPLSFQTFTKNPVITDLFTDPLIHIELQKKEILLIAPATANIIAKIAHGICDDALSTITCAFPGKKVLVPAMNWVMWENPIVQQNLQKLKSLAYHILEPKEGELASGDWGKGRMPEPETIFSFVKSLLTEEEQILSGLRILITAGRTEEDIDGVRVLTNRSSGKLGKELAERAKDLGADCLLIAGRMEEKPKGIKVLPVRTAQEMLSALKKEIKNFDVLIMAAAVGDYKPARPAPKKIKEKSFSLPLVRNVDILKSLAGEKIFKVGFSLDTEEKMTQEAKRKLKEKNLDLICANPPLTLESDFIKPTLFYRDGKIEVLPEMTKKDFALLLLKKIKNQIS; translated from the coding sequence ATGAGAAAGCGACCGGCGAGAGAAAGTCTAAGTGAGAAAGGGGAAAGTAAATCCCTCATCTTAGGGGTGAGTGGGGGGATTGCCCTCTACAAAGCCTTAGAACTCCTCCGCCTCTTCCAAAAAGAGGGTTTTGACTCTTGGGTGGTGATGACCGAAAATGCGAAAAGATTTATCTCCCCCCTCTCCTTTCAGACCTTCACTAAAAATCCGGTAATCACCGACCTCTTTACTGACCCCTTGATCCACATTGAACTTCAAAAAAAAGAGATTCTCCTTATCGCCCCCGCGACCGCTAATATCATCGCTAAGATTGCTCACGGGATCTGTGATGATGCCCTCTCCACTATCACCTGTGCCTTTCCCGGGAAAAAAGTTTTAGTCCCCGCGATGAATTGGGTAATGTGGGAAAACCCCATCGTCCAACAGAATTTACAGAAGTTAAAATCGCTTGCCTATCACATCTTAGAACCGAAGGAAGGGGAATTGGCTTCTGGGGATTGGGGAAAGGGTCGGATGCCCGAACCCGAAACGATCTTCTCCTTTGTCAAATCCCTTCTCACGGAAGAAGAACAGATTCTTTCTGGTTTAAGGATTCTCATCACCGCGGGTCGCACCGAAGAGGATATTGACGGCGTGCGCGTCTTGACCAACCGTTCCTCGGGCAAACTGGGCAAGGAGTTAGCGGAAAGGGCGAAGGATTTAGGAGCGGATTGCCTCTTGATCGCGGGTCGGATGGAAGAGAAGCCAAAAGGGATAAAAGTATTACCGGTCCGCACCGCCCAAGAGATGCTTTCCGCCTTAAAAAAGGAGATAAAAAATTTTGACGTCTTGATTATGGCTGCCGCGGTTGGTGATTATAAACCCGCCCGACCAGCACCGAAGAAGATAAAAGAGAAATCCTTTTCTCTTCCCTTAGTGAGAAATGTTGACATCCTGAAAAGCCTGGCGGGTGAAAAAATCTTTAAGGTTGGCTTCTCTCTGGATACCGAAGAGAAAATGACCCAGGAAGCGAAGCGTAAGTTAAAGGAGAAAAATTTAGACCTCATCTGTGCCAATCCCCCTCTAACCTTGGAAAGTGATTTTATTAAACCGACCCTCTTCTACCGGGACGGGAAAATAGAAGTGCTACCTGAGATGACGAAAAAGGATTTTGCCCTTCTCCTCCTGAAAAAGATTAAAAACCAAATCTCCTAA
- the dnaB gene encoding replicative DNA helicase → MAEKKIPYDIDAEAAILGAILLDPQILPRVLEYLDESCFYLDLHRAIFRTITNLFERNIIPDYITVSDELEKQKILQEGKGKETLLPLVDSVGTSANFEEWAKLLLEKALLRKLIQTSQQIIQESMEEVESVDNLLDRAEQLIFAIREERIKKTFIPLKELIMATIREVEELSKRGERGFFTGLKTGFYKLDELTSGLQLGDFIIIAGRPAMGKTAFGLNIATRVAQMNNCACAIFSLEMSKELLAQRVLCAETKISLKNLRSGRISREEMSQMVRLIGPLYQSQIFIDDTPSLSVLDIRAKARRLKAETNLSLIVIDYLQLLEGVRDTRIPFRSRQELVAEMSKSLKALAKELNIAVVCISQLSRSPEKRQPPIPQLSDLRESGAIEQDADLVIFLYREEMYKEDTPNKGKAKVIVAKQRNGPTGSFHLSFLGEFMRFENLTFAEEEEIIEDL, encoded by the coding sequence ATGGCTGAGAAAAAAATCCCTTACGATATTGATGCCGAAGCCGCCATTCTGGGAGCAATCCTTTTAGACCCCCAGATCCTTCCGCGCGTCTTAGAATATCTTGACGAATCCTGCTTCTATTTGGACCTGCACCGGGCGATCTTTCGCACCATCACCAATCTCTTTGAGAGAAATATTATTCCCGATTACATCACCGTCTCCGACGAATTGGAAAAGCAAAAAATCTTACAAGAAGGTAAAGGGAAAGAGACCCTTCTCCCTTTGGTGGATTCGGTTGGCACCTCTGCCAATTTTGAAGAATGGGCAAAGTTACTTTTAGAAAAGGCCCTTCTCCGGAAGTTAATCCAAACCTCCCAGCAAATCATCCAGGAGAGTATGGAAGAAGTGGAATCGGTGGATAACCTCTTAGACCGGGCAGAACAACTCATCTTCGCCATCCGCGAGGAGAGGATAAAGAAAACTTTCATCCCCTTGAAAGAATTAATAATGGCTACCATCCGGGAGGTTGAAGAATTATCAAAGAGAGGCGAGCGAGGATTTTTTACCGGTCTCAAGACCGGATTTTATAAACTTGATGAGTTAACCTCTGGTTTGCAACTGGGCGATTTTATCATCATCGCCGGTCGCCCGGCTATGGGGAAGACCGCCTTTGGTTTAAATATCGCCACCCGGGTGGCACAAATGAATAATTGTGCCTGTGCCATCTTTAGTTTGGAGATGTCTAAGGAACTTTTAGCCCAAAGGGTGCTCTGCGCGGAGACGAAAATCAGCCTCAAGAATCTCCGTTCCGGGAGAATCTCTCGGGAGGAGATGAGCCAAATGGTTCGCCTCATCGGTCCTCTCTACCAAAGTCAGATCTTCATTGACGATACCCCTTCCCTCTCAGTTCTGGATATCCGAGCCAAAGCGCGCCGCTTAAAAGCGGAAACTAACCTCTCCCTTATCGTCATTGACTACCTCCAACTCTTGGAAGGGGTGCGGGATACGAGAATCCCCTTCCGCTCCCGCCAGGAACTAGTGGCGGAGATGTCAAAATCTCTAAAAGCATTAGCCAAAGAATTGAATATCGCGGTGGTGTGTATCTCCCAACTCTCCCGCAGTCCGGAAAAAAGGCAACCACCGATCCCCCAACTTTCCGATTTGCGAGAATCCGGAGCGATTGAACAAGACGCCGACCTGGTCATCTTTCTCTACCGAGAGGAGATGTATAAAGAGGATACCCCAAATAAAGGTAAGGCGAAGGTGATTGTCGCCAAACAACGCAACGGACCGACTGGTAGTTTCCACTTGTCCTTTTTGGGAGAATTTATGCGTTTTGAAAATCTCACCTTCGCCGAAGAAGAAGAGATCATTGAAGATTTATGA